A genomic region of Tsukamurella pulmonis contains the following coding sequences:
- a CDS encoding acyl-CoA dehydrogenase family protein, with amino-acid sequence MTTSLTTPTSDAELDARLGPVYARIAEGAVARERDRELVHEPIAELRAAGFTALRVPVELGGGGVTLRQLFRQVINLAAADSNIPQALRVHVNFVEDQRLANTPAGDEWLRAVVDGTVVGNAITEPGTGSVGGYATTLTKQDDGGYRLNGTKFYSTGTLYADQIVVAADLDGERVGVLVDATAEGVERVDDWNGFGQRLTASGTTVFTDVTVPADRLLGPGYGAPGATYATSYLQLVQLAGLAGIAQRATDDTVAWVRARTRTFSHAAADLQRHDPLVQQVIGRLSSAAWSAKQSVLAVADVLDATLADRHVHEDLLPEAELAAAHAQLAVIDTVLKATNDLFEVGGASIVDADLRLDRHWRNARTLAVHNPAIQKARAIGDLLLNGADLPYAWNAGARTPTTDSPSQK; translated from the coding sequence ATGACCACCTCGCTCACCACGCCCACCTCCGACGCCGAGCTCGATGCGCGACTCGGTCCCGTCTACGCCCGGATCGCAGAGGGCGCCGTCGCCCGTGAACGCGACCGTGAGCTCGTACACGAGCCCATCGCCGAGCTCAGGGCCGCGGGCTTCACGGCCCTGCGCGTCCCGGTCGAACTCGGTGGCGGCGGCGTGACCCTGCGCCAGCTCTTCCGGCAGGTGATCAACCTGGCGGCCGCGGACTCGAACATCCCGCAGGCGCTGCGCGTGCACGTCAACTTCGTCGAGGACCAGCGCCTGGCGAACACCCCGGCCGGCGACGAGTGGCTCCGCGCGGTGGTGGACGGCACAGTCGTCGGCAACGCGATCACCGAGCCGGGCACCGGGTCCGTCGGCGGGTACGCCACCACCCTGACGAAGCAGGACGACGGGGGCTACCGGCTCAACGGCACCAAGTTCTACTCGACCGGCACCCTGTACGCCGACCAGATCGTGGTCGCGGCGGACCTCGACGGGGAGCGCGTCGGCGTGCTCGTCGACGCGACCGCCGAGGGCGTCGAGCGGGTGGACGACTGGAACGGCTTCGGGCAGCGCCTCACCGCCAGCGGCACCACCGTCTTCACCGACGTGACCGTCCCCGCGGACCGGCTGCTCGGCCCCGGCTACGGCGCGCCCGGCGCGACGTACGCCACCTCGTACCTGCAGCTGGTGCAACTCGCGGGCCTCGCGGGGATCGCGCAGCGCGCCACCGACGACACCGTCGCCTGGGTGCGGGCCCGCACCCGCACCTTCTCGCACGCCGCCGCGGATCTGCAGCGCCACGATCCGCTGGTCCAGCAGGTGATCGGCCGGCTCTCGAGCGCGGCGTGGTCGGCGAAGCAGTCCGTGCTCGCCGTCGCGGACGTACTCGACGCCACCCTCGCCGACCGGCATGTGCACGAGGACCTGCTGCCCGAGGCCGAGCTGGCCGCGGCGCACGCCCAGCTGGCGGTGATCGACACCGTGCTCAAGGCCACCAACGACCTCTTCGAGGTCGGCGGCGCGTCCATCGTCGACGCCGACCTGCGGCTGGACCGGCACTGGCGCAACGCCCGCACCCTCGCCGTGCACAACCCCGCCATCCAGAAGGCCCGGGCGATCGGCGATCTGCTGCTCAACGGCGCCGACCTGCCCTACGCCTGGAACGCGGGCGCCCGCACCCCGACCACCGACTCCCCTTCGCAGAAGTAG
- a CDS encoding AMP-binding protein → MKFNLADVFEAVVDAVPERIVLSYEGAQTSYAEMDSQANQVAHLFAANGIGAFDHVALFLKNSVEHVQSLVALIKIRAVPVNVNYRYTGSELEYIFTNSDARGIVVEMAEHQRTLADLVGKLPDLRTVFVVGEIVPELAAAVDGLPDVALVPFADAAAQPTSRDFEERTGEEHYIIYTGGTTGYPKGVVWQHDDFFRKPLSAGVPYGGEPRQNLAEVGQGAKDFPPLAFLIAAPLMHGAAAYSLFTFFVLGSRIILERDFKAAEIVRNIGRDQTQTILIVGDAMGIPLVEEMEKQKDTADFSSLFSITSGGAIWSKHVRDRMAAIKPELILRDNFGASESGNDGVMTLDENGNLKAPPTEKMMVVDESFAQITTPGEVGYIARVGNVPLGYYNDPEKSARTFPTLADGRRISVLGDMGYPADDGGIVFLGRGSQCINTGGEKVYAEEVEATLHGHPAISDALVVPVPDARYGQRVAAVVSVAEGKERPSIEDVQTFARGELAGYKVPRTIVFVDQVKRTPAGKADYRWAKSTAEVAAQSEQPA, encoded by the coding sequence ATGAAGTTCAACCTCGCCGATGTCTTCGAGGCGGTCGTCGACGCGGTGCCGGAGCGGATCGTCTTGAGCTACGAGGGGGCGCAGACCTCCTACGCCGAGATGGACTCGCAGGCCAACCAGGTGGCGCATCTGTTCGCCGCGAACGGGATCGGCGCCTTCGATCACGTCGCGCTGTTCCTCAAGAACAGCGTCGAGCACGTGCAGTCCCTGGTCGCCCTCATCAAGATCCGCGCCGTGCCGGTCAACGTCAACTACCGGTACACCGGCTCCGAGCTGGAGTACATCTTCACCAATTCCGATGCGCGCGGCATCGTGGTCGAGATGGCCGAGCACCAGCGCACTCTCGCCGATCTGGTGGGCAAGCTGCCGGACCTGCGCACGGTGTTCGTGGTGGGGGAGATCGTGCCCGAGCTCGCCGCCGCCGTCGACGGTCTGCCCGACGTCGCGCTGGTGCCCTTCGCCGACGCGGCCGCCCAGCCCACCTCGCGCGACTTCGAGGAGCGCACCGGCGAGGAGCACTACATCATCTACACGGGCGGCACCACGGGCTACCCGAAGGGCGTCGTCTGGCAGCACGACGACTTCTTCCGCAAGCCGCTCTCGGCCGGCGTGCCCTACGGCGGCGAGCCGCGGCAGAACCTCGCGGAGGTCGGGCAGGGCGCCAAGGACTTCCCGCCGTTGGCCTTCCTCATCGCGGCGCCCCTCATGCACGGCGCCGCGGCGTACTCGCTGTTCACGTTCTTCGTGCTCGGCTCCCGCATCATTCTCGAGCGCGATTTCAAGGCCGCCGAGATCGTCCGCAACATCGGTCGCGACCAGACCCAGACCATCCTCATCGTGGGTGACGCCATGGGCATCCCGCTGGTGGAGGAGATGGAGAAGCAGAAGGACACCGCGGACTTCTCGTCGCTGTTCTCGATCACCTCGGGTGGCGCCATCTGGTCCAAGCACGTCCGCGACCGGATGGCCGCCATCAAGCCGGAACTGATCCTGCGCGACAACTTCGGCGCCTCCGAATCCGGCAACGACGGCGTGATGACCCTCGACGAGAACGGCAACCTCAAGGCGCCGCCCACCGAGAAGATGATGGTCGTCGACGAGTCCTTCGCGCAGATCACCACGCCCGGGGAAGTCGGCTACATCGCCCGCGTGGGCAACGTGCCGCTCGGCTACTACAACGATCCCGAGAAGTCGGCGCGCACCTTCCCGACGCTCGCCGACGGCCGGCGGATCTCGGTGCTCGGCGACATGGGCTACCCCGCCGACGACGGCGGCATCGTCTTCCTCGGCCGCGGCAGCCAGTGCATCAACACCGGCGGCGAGAAGGTCTACGCCGAGGAGGTCGAGGCCACGCTGCACGGACATCCCGCGATCTCCGACGCACTCGTGGTGCCGGTCCCCGACGCCCGCTACGGGCAGCGCGTGGCCGCGGTCGTCTCCGTCGCGGAGGGCAAGGAGCGGCCGTCGATCGAGGACGTGCAGACCTTCGCCCGCGGCGAGCTGGCGGGCTACAAGGTGCCGCGCACCATCGTCTTCGTCGACCAGGTCAAGCGCACGCCCGCAGGCAAGGCCGACTACCGCTGGGCGAAGTCGACCGCCGAGGTGGCCGCGCAGTCCGAGCAGCCCGCCTAG
- a CDS encoding DinB family protein: MAATEGQIAAFLDVAAETLDTVERVLGDLDDETVNAAPPVPGVNSVFALITHVGGALGYWGGSLMAGEDIPRDRAAEFHARGTVDEARAIVARLRTDLPRWAAVAATGIRNPTATGTTRRNAAEATPEWVLTHMLRELTQHTGHMEICRDVVARRAD; the protein is encoded by the coding sequence GTGGCCGCGACTGAGGGGCAGATCGCGGCGTTCCTCGACGTCGCCGCCGAGACGCTGGACACCGTCGAGCGCGTCCTGGGCGATCTGGACGACGAGACCGTCAACGCCGCCCCTCCCGTGCCCGGGGTGAACTCGGTGTTCGCGCTGATCACGCACGTCGGCGGAGCGCTCGGCTACTGGGGCGGATCGCTCATGGCCGGCGAGGACATCCCCCGCGACCGTGCCGCGGAGTTCCACGCGCGCGGCACCGTCGACGAGGCGCGCGCGATCGTCGCGCGGCTGCGCACGGACCTCCCGCGCTGGGCAGCGGTGGCGGCGACCGGGATCCGCAATCCCACCGCCACCGGGACCACTCGGCGCAACGCCGCCGAGGCGACGCCGGAGTGGGTGCTCACGCACATGCTGCGTGAACTCACGCAGCACACCGGGCACATGGAGATCTGCCGCGACGTGGTCGCACGACGCGCAGACTGA
- a CDS encoding nucleoside hydrolase, with amino-acid sequence MAETKVLFDCDTGVDDSLALLYLLSKPEVNLLGIVSTAGNVPAPQVVENNLGWLELLGRTDIDVFPGSDAPLSTPLMTTEETHGPFGVGYAALPTPTRAPSEISGAQAWSDLTRAHPGEVVALVTGPCTNLALALRDDPGILTRLRRLVIMGGVFWHPGNTTPTSEWNVAVDPESLWEVLRAYGELDGTGTPLPILCPLDLTETIELTPDHVLRLADAAGSTPAECLDPEDADGTRSAASDPVVRALSDAVRFYFEFHRDHDLGYIAHMHDPFAAAVALDPGIVRTRTYPVDVELTGSLTRGTTLADVHGAWNRPDTAQIAVATDQAAFFDDLLDSIAGFARGRD; translated from the coding sequence GTGGCGGAAACGAAGGTCCTGTTCGACTGCGACACCGGCGTCGACGACTCCCTGGCCCTGCTGTACCTGCTGAGCAAGCCCGAGGTGAACCTGCTCGGCATCGTCTCCACGGCCGGCAACGTGCCCGCGCCGCAGGTGGTGGAGAACAATCTCGGCTGGCTCGAGCTGCTGGGGCGCACCGATATCGACGTCTTCCCCGGTTCGGACGCCCCGCTGTCCACGCCGCTGATGACCACGGAGGAGACGCACGGCCCGTTCGGCGTCGGATACGCCGCGCTGCCGACGCCGACTCGCGCGCCGTCGGAGATCTCGGGCGCCCAGGCGTGGTCCGACCTCACTCGCGCCCACCCGGGTGAGGTGGTCGCGCTCGTGACCGGGCCGTGCACCAATCTCGCGCTGGCCCTGCGCGATGATCCGGGGATCCTCACCCGGCTGCGCCGGCTCGTCATCATGGGCGGCGTCTTCTGGCACCCCGGCAACACCACGCCCACCTCCGAGTGGAACGTCGCGGTGGACCCCGAATCGCTGTGGGAGGTGCTGCGCGCCTACGGCGAACTCGACGGCACCGGCACCCCGCTGCCGATCCTGTGCCCACTCGATCTCACCGAGACCATCGAGCTCACCCCCGATCACGTCCTGCGCCTCGCGGACGCCGCGGGCAGCACCCCCGCCGAGTGCCTCGATCCCGAGGACGCCGACGGGACGCGGTCGGCCGCGAGCGATCCCGTGGTCCGGGCGCTGTCGGACGCCGTGCGGTTCTACTTCGAGTTCCACCGCGACCACGACCTCGGGTACATCGCCCACATGCACGATCCGTTCGCCGCCGCCGTCGCGCTCGACCCGGGCATCGTGCGCACCCGCACCTACCCGGTGGACGTGGAGCTCACCGGCTCACTCACGCGCGGCACCACGCTCGCCGACGTGCACGGGGCATGGAACCGGCCCGATACCGCGCAGATCGCGGTCGCCACCGATCAGGCGGCCTTCTTCGACGATCTGCTCGATTCGATCGCGGGGTTCGCGCGTGGCCGCGACTGA
- a CDS encoding SDR family NAD(P)-dependent oxidoreductase, producing MPEPTAPISAEDLAAFHRVLEAAAHLDDGDPQSVEVQRAVGHMFKLLKRERRKTARAKVKAADRDVLERTATGNAERIDDETAGILLTTPTAGDSAGELSRPQSCYICKQPYTRIDAFYHQLCPECAAFSHAKRDATTDLTGRRALLTGGRAKIGMYIALRLLRDGADLTITTRFPTDAARRFAELADSAEWLDRLHIVGIDLRDPSQVSALADAVAARGPLDIIINNAAQTVRRSPGAYSALVDAEAGDVPPELAGRIIRFGRASSAHPAALTEALDGHTGGVSGDLAALDPAALTALALRGGSSSAARIEDGTAIDAGGLLPDLVHTNSWVQTVEEVEPLELLEVQLCNSVAPFILISKLRPALAASPARRKYVVNVSAMEGQFGRGYKGPGHPHTNMAKAALNMLTRTSSLEMLEQDGILMTAVDTGWITDERPHHTKMRLAEEGFRAPLDLVDGAARVYDPIVQGENGVDLYGCFLKDYKPSPW from the coding sequence ATGCCCGAACCCACCGCCCCGATCTCCGCCGAGGACCTCGCCGCGTTCCACCGCGTGCTCGAGGCCGCCGCGCACCTCGATGACGGCGATCCCCAGTCCGTCGAGGTGCAGCGCGCCGTCGGACACATGTTCAAGCTGCTCAAGCGCGAGCGCCGCAAGACCGCGCGCGCGAAGGTCAAGGCGGCCGACCGCGACGTGCTCGAGCGCACCGCCACCGGCAACGCGGAGCGGATCGACGACGAGACCGCGGGGATCCTGCTGACCACCCCCACCGCCGGCGACAGCGCCGGCGAACTCTCGCGACCGCAGAGCTGCTACATCTGCAAGCAGCCGTACACCCGCATCGACGCCTTCTACCACCAGCTGTGCCCGGAGTGCGCCGCGTTCAGTCACGCCAAGCGCGACGCCACGACCGACCTGACCGGCCGCCGGGCGCTGCTCACGGGCGGCCGCGCCAAGATCGGCATGTACATCGCGCTGCGCCTGCTGCGCGACGGCGCCGACCTCACCATCACGACCCGATTCCCCACCGACGCCGCCCGCCGCTTCGCCGAGCTCGCCGACAGCGCCGAATGGCTCGACCGCCTGCACATCGTGGGCATCGACCTACGCGATCCGTCGCAGGTGAGCGCCCTCGCCGACGCCGTCGCCGCCCGCGGTCCGCTGGACATCATCATCAACAACGCCGCGCAGACGGTGCGCCGCTCGCCAGGCGCGTACTCGGCGCTGGTCGACGCCGAGGCGGGCGACGTCCCGCCGGAGCTCGCCGGCCGGATCATCCGCTTCGGGCGGGCCAGTTCCGCGCATCCCGCAGCGCTCACCGAGGCGCTCGACGGGCACACCGGCGGCGTCTCCGGCGATCTCGCCGCGCTCGACCCCGCCGCCCTCACCGCCCTCGCCCTGCGCGGTGGGTCCTCGTCGGCCGCCCGGATCGAGGACGGCACGGCGATCGACGCCGGCGGGCTGCTCCCCGACCTCGTGCACACCAACTCGTGGGTGCAGACCGTCGAGGAGGTGGAGCCGCTCGAACTGCTCGAGGTGCAGCTGTGCAACTCGGTGGCGCCCTTCATCCTGATCTCGAAGCTGCGCCCCGCGCTGGCGGCCTCCCCCGCCCGCCGCAAGTACGTGGTCAACGTCTCCGCGATGGAGGGCCAGTTCGGCCGCGGCTACAAGGGGCCCGGCCACCCGCACACCAACATGGCCAAGGCGGCGCTCAACATGCTCACCCGCACCTCGAGCCTCGAGATGCTCGAACAGGACGGCATTCTCATGACCGCCGTCGACACCGGGTGGATCACCGACGAACGGCCGCACCACACGAAGATGCGCCTGGCCGAGGAGGGCTTCCGGGCGCCGCTCGACCTCGTCGACGGTGCCGCCCGCGTCTACGACCCGATCGTTCAGGGCGAGAACGGCGTCGACCTCTACGGCTGCTTCCTCAAGGACTACAAGCCCTCGCCGTGGTGA
- a CDS encoding gluconokinase, which translates to MSTIQICVMGVSGSGKSTVGAELAARLGRSFADGDDFHSEANRAKMGAGHPLTDEDRWPWLATIGAYLRDEMIAGRPTVVACSALKRVYRDRIRAAGASVYFVFLTGNEELLQERMSERAGHFMKAGMLASQLEILEPLEPDEFGVTVNVSGDIPQIVHEALADFAATEVPGIA; encoded by the coding sequence GTGTCCACGATCCAGATCTGCGTGATGGGGGTGTCCGGCTCCGGGAAGTCGACGGTGGGGGCCGAACTGGCCGCCCGGCTGGGCCGGAGCTTCGCCGACGGTGACGACTTCCACAGCGAGGCCAACCGCGCCAAGATGGGTGCCGGTCATCCGCTCACGGATGAGGACCGGTGGCCCTGGCTGGCGACGATCGGCGCCTACCTGCGCGACGAGATGATCGCCGGGAGACCCACGGTCGTGGCGTGCTCCGCACTCAAACGTGTGTACCGGGATCGTATCCGCGCGGCCGGAGCCAGTGTCTACTTCGTGTTCCTGACCGGTAACGAGGAACTGCTGCAGGAGCGGATGAGCGAGCGGGCCGGGCACTTCATGAAGGCGGGCATGCTCGCCTCGCAGCTGGAGATCCTCGAGCCGCTCGAACCCGACGAGTTCGGCGTCACGGTCAACGTCTCGGGTGACATACCGCAGATCGTGCACGAGGCACTCGCGGATTTCGCCGCCACCGAGGTCCCCGGCATCGCCTGA
- a CDS encoding MFS transporter, giving the protein MPTTTPPATARPALIRTGVLAALGALPMVGQLYIVLPLAAEIGALPGASTSTHAFAGTVFALAYAVGILALGPLADSLGARRLMVASAAATAAVTALTALAPSASWFLLGRVAQGVAAAAFTPAALAYIARTAPVSARVPLNTAAIGAGLASAVVSQVAAQVIAPAAGLTGVFLTAAGAAALAAAAIGTLLPGDAAPRGGGPSATAVHRAIPGLLRRPRLVLLYGTGLTFLSVLVALYTALGADGRWSATTLLILRASSLPAVVVAGVLTLRLGEVPARTRILGAVTLAVAGTLLCATGATLAVGAGLLVFVGAVALAAPSVVAEVTRLGAPAIGAAASLYTVSIFGGASLGAPLDALFGGGLTTVAVGGAAVLAAGGLAAAIATRD; this is encoded by the coding sequence ATGCCGACGACCACCCCACCCGCGACCGCCCGTCCCGCCCTGATCCGCACCGGCGTGCTCGCCGCCCTCGGGGCCCTGCCGATGGTGGGACAGCTCTACATCGTGCTGCCGCTCGCCGCCGAGATCGGCGCGCTCCCCGGAGCTTCCACGTCGACGCACGCCTTCGCCGGCACGGTCTTCGCCCTGGCGTACGCCGTCGGCATCCTGGCGCTCGGGCCTCTCGCCGACAGCCTCGGTGCACGCCGGCTGATGGTGGCGAGCGCCGCGGCGACCGCCGCGGTCACCGCGCTCACCGCGCTGGCGCCGTCGGCGTCGTGGTTCCTCCTGGGGCGCGTCGCCCAGGGCGTGGCCGCAGCGGCGTTCACGCCGGCCGCGCTCGCCTACATCGCCCGTACCGCGCCGGTGTCGGCGCGGGTGCCGCTCAACACCGCCGCGATCGGCGCCGGTCTGGCCTCCGCCGTGGTCAGCCAGGTGGCGGCGCAAGTGATCGCGCCCGCGGCCGGCCTCACCGGGGTCTTCCTCACCGCCGCTGGTGCCGCGGCACTCGCGGCCGCCGCGATCGGCACGCTGCTTCCGGGCGACGCCGCTCCGCGGGGCGGGGGCCCGTCGGCGACCGCCGTCCACCGCGCCATCCCCGGGCTGCTCCGACGGCCGCGACTCGTCCTGCTCTACGGCACGGGCCTGACCTTCCTCAGCGTGCTGGTCGCGCTCTACACGGCGCTCGGCGCCGACGGCCGCTGGTCGGCGACCACCCTGCTGATCCTGCGCGCGAGCTCGCTGCCGGCGGTGGTCGTGGCCGGAGTGCTCACGCTGCGCCTGGGCGAGGTGCCCGCACGCACCCGGATCCTGGGCGCGGTGACCCTCGCGGTCGCCGGAACCCTGCTGTGCGCGACCGGCGCCACCCTTGCGGTCGGTGCGGGACTGCTCGTCTTCGTGGGCGCGGTGGCACTGGCTGCGCCGTCGGTGGTCGCGGAGGTGACCCGGCTCGGGGCACCGGCGATCGGCGCCGCCGCCTCGCTCTACACCGTGTCGATCTTCGGTGGAGCGAGCCTCGGGGCACCGCTCGACGCGCTGTTCGGCGGCGGGCTGACCACCGTCGCGGTCGGCGGCGCCGCCGTGCTCGCGGCGGGCGGGCTCGCGGCCGCGATCGCGACCCGCGACTGA
- a CDS encoding TetR/AcrR family transcriptional regulator has product MTDDAGYESTPTSEALIAAARTEFTRRGFDGARVARIAAEAGVNKERIYGYFGSKEGLFEVVMAKALTEHVEHSPFLEGQTLTEHVMAAYDHHRRDPELVRLLMWESLHYDADEGRTPPFSDGRREFYRRKVERLRAVTGGTDDLRAAVALYAAIGLQAAPFMIPQLGAIILDRPISDDEVQQMLRPLIEQTVRFIEQRLTEQA; this is encoded by the coding sequence GTGACCGACGACGCCGGATACGAATCGACTCCCACCAGCGAGGCACTCATCGCCGCCGCCCGCACGGAGTTCACCCGGCGCGGTTTCGACGGTGCCCGCGTGGCGCGGATCGCCGCCGAGGCCGGCGTCAACAAGGAGCGCATCTACGGCTACTTCGGCAGCAAGGAGGGCCTGTTCGAGGTGGTGATGGCCAAGGCGCTCACCGAGCACGTCGAGCACAGCCCGTTCCTCGAGGGGCAGACCCTCACCGAGCACGTCATGGCGGCCTACGACCACCATCGCCGCGACCCCGAGCTCGTGCGGCTGCTGATGTGGGAATCGCTGCACTACGACGCGGACGAGGGGCGGACGCCGCCGTTCAGCGACGGTCGCCGGGAGTTCTACCGCCGCAAGGTCGAGCGGCTACGGGCCGTGACCGGCGGCACCGACGATCTGCGTGCCGCGGTCGCGCTGTACGCGGCCATCGGCCTGCAGGCGGCGCCCTTCATGATCCCGCAGCTCGGCGCGATCATCCTCGACCGGCCGATCTCGGACGACGAGGTGCAGCAGATGCTCCGCCCGCTGATCGAGCAGACCGTCCGCTTCATCGAGCAGCGCCTGACCGAGCAGGCCTGA
- a CDS encoding lipase family protein — protein MRRPLLAVLAATALLAPASPATATPAPAPALGTVVGQGPLALPDGVRDTTATRIQYVSRTPSGAPITVTAGVYVPRGPEPAGGRPLVAMGHGTSGVNRQCAPTTVPDQFGNAPYLADLLRRGFAVVLTDYQGLGGEGVHPYLDSTSHGLDMLGSVRAARTLPVRFTPQTVLYGNSQGGRATEAAAELAPTRTPELRFAGNAMVSPALRIDYLPAVDAGRLSPTQYAIAPMLVRGAQAVDPSIRTEAVLRGPILAQRDALLSCTARMPATVNLSSVVPDDVRPEPGVRARFAAFFDRNQLPRTPNRGIPALVVYGRSDDLVDPAWTLRASADLCRAGVPLELAPRAGGHTSTADMGTVGRWIEDRFAGRPARSTCSG, from the coding sequence ATGAGGCGCCCGCTGCTCGCGGTGCTCGCCGCGACGGCGCTGCTCGCCCCGGCATCGCCCGCGACCGCGACGCCGGCCCCCGCGCCCGCGCTCGGCACCGTCGTCGGTCAGGGGCCGCTCGCGCTGCCCGACGGTGTCCGCGACACCACGGCGACCCGTATCCAGTACGTCTCCCGGACCCCGTCCGGCGCACCGATCACCGTCACCGCCGGGGTGTACGTGCCCCGCGGCCCCGAACCGGCCGGCGGCCGGCCGCTGGTGGCGATGGGACACGGAACGTCGGGCGTGAACCGGCAGTGCGCCCCGACGACGGTGCCCGACCAGTTCGGCAACGCCCCCTACCTCGCCGACCTGCTGCGCCGGGGCTTCGCCGTCGTACTCACCGACTACCAGGGCCTCGGCGGGGAGGGCGTGCACCCGTATCTCGACTCCACCTCGCACGGGTTGGACATGCTCGGGTCGGTCCGCGCGGCGCGGACCCTCCCCGTGCGGTTCACGCCGCAGACGGTGCTCTACGGAAACTCCCAGGGCGGCAGGGCCACCGAGGCGGCCGCCGAGCTCGCGCCGACCAGGACGCCGGAACTGCGCTTCGCCGGCAACGCGATGGTCTCGCCCGCGCTGCGCATCGACTACCTGCCCGCCGTCGACGCGGGACGGCTCTCGCCGACGCAGTACGCGATCGCGCCGATGCTGGTGCGCGGCGCGCAGGCCGTCGACCCGAGCATCCGGACCGAGGCGGTGCTGCGCGGCCCGATCCTGGCGCAGCGCGACGCGCTGCTCTCGTGCACGGCGCGCATGCCCGCGACGGTGAACCTGTCCAGCGTGGTGCCCGACGACGTGCGGCCCGAGCCCGGCGTCCGCGCGCGGTTCGCCGCGTTCTTCGACCGCAATCAGCTGCCGCGCACGCCGAACCGCGGGATCCCCGCACTGGTGGTCTATGGCAGGTCGGACGATCTCGTCGACCCGGCGTGGACGTTGCGCGCGAGCGCCGACCTGTGCCGGGCGGGAGTGCCGCTCGAGCTGGCCCCCCGTGCGGGCGGCCACACCAGTACGGCGGACATGGGCACCGTCGGGCGGTGGATCGAGGACCGGTTCGCCGGACGGCCGGCGCGCAGCACCTGCTCCGGGTGA
- a CDS encoding DUF4185 domain-containing protein, whose translation MAQSIGTGRLHKLRDVTPVTRFAVGGTDLGIACRVGDEVLYVFGDTFEGLSIGAGDWRSPVGLFGDRNGVMRRAAGPDPQRARQLLDYSHDTGRFTTILPTTCIEVDGSLYLHTMTMQSLDTVVQTGLWRSDDGAATWREVAQYNAGHADGAWCMWALCPAPDGYTYNVSTGGLSRDKGLRLHRMPTKTLPTLRDGLNVEWEPWGWTRETGWAWGNPPTDLALGRGYGELSLSLVEGIWVLTYFDAAGYRIAARFADRIDGRWSEPVTLLQGSSWQDEDHAAGRVAQLYGGYLVPGSTLASARLVVSQWNTAVGHPYKSMMFTGALRKARS comes from the coding sequence GTGGCCCAGTCGATCGGAACCGGACGCCTGCACAAGTTGCGGGACGTCACCCCGGTCACGCGCTTCGCCGTCGGCGGCACCGACCTCGGAATCGCCTGCCGGGTGGGCGACGAGGTGCTCTACGTCTTCGGCGACACCTTCGAGGGGCTGAGCATCGGCGCGGGCGACTGGCGCTCCCCCGTCGGCCTGTTCGGTGATCGCAACGGCGTCATGCGCCGCGCCGCGGGGCCCGATCCGCAGCGGGCGCGGCAGCTCCTCGACTACTCGCACGACACCGGTCGCTTCACCACGATCCTGCCCACCACCTGCATCGAGGTCGACGGGTCGCTGTACCTGCACACCATGACGATGCAGAGCCTCGACACCGTGGTGCAGACGGGCCTGTGGCGCAGCGACGACGGTGCCGCCACCTGGCGCGAGGTCGCGCAGTACAACGCCGGGCACGCGGACGGTGCCTGGTGCATGTGGGCGCTGTGCCCCGCACCCGACGGATACACCTACAACGTCTCCACCGGCGGGCTCAGCCGCGACAAGGGGCTGCGGCTGCACCGGATGCCGACGAAGACCCTGCCGACGCTCCGCGACGGCCTCAACGTCGAATGGGAGCCCTGGGGCTGGACCCGGGAGACGGGCTGGGCCTGGGGCAATCCGCCCACCGATCTCGCACTCGGCCGGGGCTACGGCGAACTCTCACTCTCACTCGTGGAAGGAATCTGGGTGCTGACGTACTTCGACGCCGCCGGATACCGGATCGCGGCGCGCTTCGCCGACCGCATCGACGGCCGCTGGTCCGAGCCCGTGACGCTGCTGCAGGGCTCCTCCTGGCAGGACGAGGACCACGCCGCGGGGCGGGTCGCCCAGCTCTACGGCGGCTACCTCGTCCCCGGTTCGACGCTCGCCTCCGCGCGGCTGGTGGTCTCGCAGTGGAACACCGCGGTGGGCCACCCGTACAAGTCGATGATGTTCACCGGCGCCCTGCGGAAGGCGCGGTCATGA